The Spirochaetota bacterium genome includes the window ACTACGCATACGGTCAGCATCAAAGTGCTCGGCGAGAAGATCGATAAGGCGAAGATACTCGCATCGCGCAATCCCGGTGTTGTCGAAAAAGACCCGGCGAAATACGAGGGACTCTACTGGTACCCCGGCGCGATATTCATCATCGGGGAACTGGTGAAGTAACAACTATCCGCGCGGCGAGGAGAAGAAAATATATATCTCGCAGAGGCGCAGAGCCCGCGGGGGGGCCATATTATTGGCGGGCACTTCGGCTGCGTTCAGAGCATCGCTTTGCGGCTTGGCGTGAGACTTGTCTTCATATTCAGGGCGATGGGAATGCGATCGGGGAAAGAGGATGTCACGCGAAGGCGCGATGACGCGAAGGAATATGCTGTCCTGAGTGAATTGCATGTACCCGCCTGTGCATATTTCCCCCAACACGCAAGGGGAGAGAAGCACAGAATAGCATCACGCATCGGCGCAACGGTGCGCCGAATATTTGAATATCAATTATGCGCTTTTTTTCCGTCATGCCCTTTGTTCGGTTTGCCGTCGACCACAGGCAAACCCAGCGCATGTACCGTTTCCATTGATGTTTTTATTCTCATTGCAAGCGCGGTTTTCAGATCATAGCTTTCAACTTCCTTCGCGGCCTTTTCTTTCCATTCCCATACTTCGAGCATCGCCCTCGATTCTTCAGTCGTTTTCATACATCACCTCCATGGGTGTGCATATTCGCAGCGTATGCGAATATCCTTCGCTCATATTGCGTGATACTATTTTACGCTCTTTATAGAGATTTGCCAAGTGCCGGTAATTCCAGCTCACGAGGGCATCGATCTCAAATACCGTGCTTATCGCTATGTGCAAGGCGTCCTCTATCTTCTTTCTGGGTATTATCCCGTGTTCGATATAACCCTGCGCAACCGACTCGATCTCCTGAATGTCGGCATCAAGCAAACTGGACGCGGTCATCGGCACGCTCGGAAAGAAGACCGAATTGGCCAAACAGGCCAAACGCCTGAGGAGCAAGGTCCGCGGCGTGAAGCACGAGGTTAAAAAAGCGAAGGATGGCACAGCAGCTTGATCCGAACGGATGATCAGCCGCTACGGGAATGGGTCGGGGCACAGCGCTCCGGCCCTCTTTTTTTATCCGATCCGATGCCCGCACAGCCGGAATAGCCCTCCGCACAGTGATGCCGACTCCCCGCACAGCATGGCGCAACTGGCGGCGGCCACGGATGGCCTTAGCCGCTACGGAAGCCCCGAGCGGTTTTCAGATCGCTTCCCGTCGCGCAGTGCAAAAAAAACGCCCCATTCCTTCGGCGCGGCCGCCGCCAGGCGTGCCAATGTCAATATCACGTATGCCGCGGTCAATCCCATTCATTTACAGACAGGGGAACATTGCATATACTCAATGGGTGCGAGATGCCTTTCCCGGAGGATATCCGAATGATACGTATCCTATCCCTCTTCATCATGGCCGGTGTGCTTTCGGCCGAAGGTCTGCTTATCCATTGGAAATTCGATGAGAGCGCCTCGTCGGCAAAGGACAGTTCCGGTAATGGGATAGACGGTGCCGGCAAGGCGCAGTGGGTGGATTCCCCGTCCGGTAAGGCATTCTTTTTCGACGGTACGTCAGCGGGATTCGTTTCGGCGAAAATACCCGAGGATAAGCGTTTCGGTACGAAGTCATGGACATTCTCGGCATGGGTAAAACCCAAGCAGTTCACCATTGAGGATAAGCAGAATCAGCGGCGCATATTCGCGTACGGCACGTATCCGGATGCATACCTCGTCATCGATATATTCGGCACAGGCACGGTCGGCAATTATTTCGTCTTCAAGAACGAAGCGGGAAAGAACGTAAGCGCCGGCGGCGGCACATCGATGAAACTTACGCTCGAGCAATGGTCGCATGTGGCGCTCGTGTGCGACCGGAGCGCGCAGTCTGTCGTGATCTATATCAACGGACAGCCGCAGGGCGATACGCCGCTCCCGCCGAATTTCACCGGGAACTTCTCGGTCAACGGCGATGTAACCGTCGGTTCCGGCTGGCACAATTACTGGGGCGCCATGGACGAAGTGAAGGTGTTCACCGAGGCGCTTTCTCGTGAAGCGGTGCGCGCTGAGTTCAACGCGATGAAAGGCATATTCGGCATAAGCGAGTCGGCGGAATCGGCCGCTATCGACGCACGCGAGACGGCGAAGGAGAATTTTGCCGCAGCGGCGAACGCATGGGCGCAGAGGAATTTCAGCGGCGTGCGGGATGCATGCAGGAAGGTGATCGATATCGCATCGATGCCGGCGCATTTCAAAAGCTACGCACATCTGCGTATCGCGCAGAGCTTTGCCGCGGAGAGGAACACTGCCGCCGCGAAAGCGGAATACGCAAAGATACAGGCGAATGCATCATATCCGGATGTGCACCGATACGAAGCGGGCGAATGCATACGGGAACTTGAGCGCACGGCGAAGGGGCTTCCTTCATATGACCCGGGTGCGACGCGTACGAAGATAACGTCGGTCACCGCACAATCGTCGGTGTATGTTGCGCCGAACGGTTCGGATGAGAACGACGGGAGCGAAAAGAAACCGTTCGCTACGCTCGCAAAAGCGCGCGATGCGGTACGTGCTGTCCGTCAGAAAGGCGATACAGCGATAGCGGTGATGCTCAAGGGCGGTGAATACAAGATCAACGATACGCTCGCATTGACCGCTGAGGACGGGAGCGAGAAATTCCCCACCGTGTACAAAGCGGAGAAAAAAGGGACAGCAGTGCTCTACGGCGGCGCGCGATTGTCAGGATTCAAACCGGTAAGCGATGCATCCGTGCTCGAACGCCTCCCCGCCGAGTCACGCGGCAAAGTGATGCAGTGCGATCTCAAAGCGCTCGGCATCACCGATCACGGCGAGCTTAAGGTGCGCGGCTTCGGACAGCCGCCGTCACCCCCGACGCTCGAGCTCTTCTTCAATGAAAAGCCGATGACGCTTGCACGCTGGCCCAACGAGGGCTTCGTGCCGATAAAGAAGCTCACCGCATCCGGGGACAGGGACAAGGGCGTGCCGTCGGTCATCGAGTACGACGATGAGCGTCATGCGCGCTGGACAAAGGCGAACGATATCTGGCTTTTCGGGTATTTCAAATATCTCTGGGCGGATGCGACGATAAAGATCGCGGCGATCGATACCGCGGCAAAGACGCTCACGAGCGCTGAGGCGTACAAGTACGGCGGCACCGGCATGGATACGAAACAGGGCATCATCTACTATGCGTTCAATCTCCTCGAAGAGATCGATGCGCCGGGTGAATGGTATCTCGACCGTGAATCCGGGACACTGTACTTCTATCCGCCGACTGGGCCGTCGGATATCGCCAAAGCAAAAGTGGAGATAGGGCTTTTCTCAAAACCGATGATCACCATGGATAAAGTGAAGAACGTCCGTTTCGATGGGATAACGCTTGACTGCGCACGTTTTAACGCCATTGCGGCGAACGCTTCGG containing:
- a CDS encoding LamG-like jellyroll fold domain-containing protein, producing MIRILSLFIMAGVLSAEGLLIHWKFDESASSAKDSSGNGIDGAGKAQWVDSPSGKAFFFDGTSAGFVSAKIPEDKRFGTKSWTFSAWVKPKQFTIEDKQNQRRIFAYGTYPDAYLVIDIFGTGTVGNYFVFKNEAGKNVSAGGGTSMKLTLEQWSHVALVCDRSAQSVVIYINGQPQGDTPLPPNFTGNFSVNGDVTVGSGWHNYWGAMDEVKVFTEALSREAVRAEFNAMKGIFGISESAESAAIDARETAKENFAAAANAWAQRNFSGVRDACRKVIDIASMPAHFKSYAHLRIAQSFAAERNTAAAKAEYAKIQANASYPDVHRYEAGECIRELERTAKGLPSYDPGATRTKITSVTAQSSVYVAPNGSDENDGSEKKPFATLAKARDAVRAVRQKGDTAIAVMLKGGEYKINDTLALTAEDGSEKFPTVYKAEKKGTAVLYGGARLSGFKPVSDASVLERLPAESRGKVMQCDLKALGITDHGELKVRGFGQPPSPPTLELFFNEKPMTLARWPNEGFVPIKKLTASGDRDKGVPSVIEYDDERHARWTKANDIWLFGYFKYLWADATIKIAAIDTAAKTLTSAEAYKYGGTGMDTKQGIIYYAFNLLEEIDAPGEWYLDRESGTLYFYPPTGPSDIAKAKVEIGLFSKPMITMDKVKNVRFDGITLDCARFNAIAANASEDCIFAGLTIKRFAGSGITVNGGSRNTIIGCDVHTMGRRATEVIGGDRARLIPGGHVVENCRIYDFGRIDRTYTPAIQLEGVGNRVAHNLMYDCPSSVMRIEGNDHIIEYNQVHSAVQESDDQGAMENFANPTYRGVVFRYNHFYNNGKSGKEAAMHGQAAIRFDDAISGMLVYGNIFYKSANGHFGGVQMNSGRDNIIDNNIFADCRQGVSGGWGPGNNVWKQIREGKKGAAVITDDLYLSRYPAIKWMLDEPAYNNVWRNVFYQCGRIVTGNRANLDMLENGVFTNTDPGFVNAANGDLRLKPDAPLFASVGFRPIPIEAIGLYQDEYRASWPVNTTPVKLRDWREMVGVVKVLPHPMAPIPVKKASAAPVIDGTISSGEWQGETLKLRENTSRGALNGPAAAAKVMHDGRMLYLAIRIPLTDLAKMKQGTTWGRHDGLEICMRDENNLAVGRRSPTYIVQGFTGGQSQGAGNPEEEFEKETKALGTAAKYGAMVDGDFWSAEWAIPIGGMGISYAPKMRLQFNIGIRRSDTDDWIALAGAMGANFILDNAAVIVLE